The following DNA comes from Herpetosiphonaceae bacterium.
TTGCGTCGCTGCGCTCCGCCTACCACCGCGCTGCAGCGGACACCGCTGCGCGGTCAGGCGCGGCACCGCCCGGCCCTGCGCGCCGGACTCGTGCCTCGTTCCGCGGCGCGCGCCCGGTTGGACGGCAACGAACATCCGAATCTACTCACACGCCTCCAAACAGGTTACCTGTAACGAGAACATGCAGGACGTGCTCGTCCTATAGCAGCAGGTGATGATAGCTTCACACAACGGAGCAGCGATGCCAGCTGGCATCGCTGCTCCACGTGCGTATGCTCCAGCAATCCAATCTCCAGCTCACCCTGATGCAGGTCACGCTGCGCCGTCTCGCCTGTGCCACCCCAACCGTGTCGTCTTCCCCTGATCCATTGACATCCCCTGCGCTGGGTTAGCCCTGCCATCAGATCGGTCGGGGTCCACGATGCGCTCCAGATTTTTCTTGTCTCCAACCTTGCCTTCCGCATACCTACCCAATCTCGTAATCAGATAGGGAGGCAACGGGATACGATTGAGGCTGGTTATGGTGCCTTGTGCGCTCCTAGGGCAGGAGCACGAGCGCGCGCAGCCGGGCATCACGCAGGAACAGTCCACCCCAGATGAGCGCACCAATCATCATCGGAAAGATAACCGCAAACAGCGCTGCCTCGGCACGCATTTGGGTCGCGATGGCACCGCCGAGGTAGCCGGTGAGCAAGACCGCCCCAAGTACAGCGGTACGCGGGATCGTGTACACCGCCAGGCAGGCAAGCTCGATCAGGCCGATGGTGACGACCAAGCTGGCAGGATAGCCGAGCCGCGTGGTGGCCTCAATGGCAGGTGCAAGGTGCTGCACCTTGCTGATGGCGTCGAAGGCCAGAAACAGAATCGCGAGGGCACTGAGAATCCGTCCAGCCCAGATGGTCAGCTTGGTGGCAGGCCGCGTGTTGGTGAGAGCGAGCATGGCTTTCCTCCTTATCGGTTGGTCGTGCCATAATCGTAGCACGGTCGGGTGTCAGATACCGTCACAACGGGGTGAGTGAGCAACCCTGCATCGGGATGCGCGTGCCTGGCTCGTGGCAAGCAGCTGTGGAGGCGCAGCACACCCGATGACGTGTGCGTGCCGGTTGACGTCGTAGTGCGTGCCTGGTCACTAAGGCTGCCGTCCCACAAGGTGCTCCCGAGAAACGCTCGTTCTCCTGATCTCCGGCATTGCGTCGGATGCTGTCTGAACGGTCGGTGTGAGGGTGTGCCCCAGCTTCGCTGCGCGTCGGCTGAGCTGGCGCAGATCCCGTTCCCGGCGCTGGTGCTCGTACACCGCGGCGGCTTCTTCCCGATACGGATCGCCATACTTCAGGAGGTGGTCGACGATACGCGCGATCTTATGCGCCGTCGCCACAATTGCCGTAGTCCCTTCCGGGCACGCGCTGCCCGAACATAGGCCCCGACCGCGGTATCGGTGCGAATCAGCGATACCGCGGCCAGGCGGAAGGCCTGGTTCGCCCGGCTGACCCCCTTCATGGTCCGTGAGCGCAGCACCTTCCCGGCCCATCGAGGCAGTGCTGCGTC
Coding sequences within:
- a CDS encoding DoxX family protein, with protein sequence MLALTNTRPATKLTIWAGRILSALAILFLAFDAISKVQHLAPAIEATTRLGYPASLVVTIGLIELACLAVYTIPRTAVLGAVLLTGYLGGAIATQMRAEAALFAVIFPMMIGALIWGGLFLRDARLRALVLLP